Genomic window (Vibrio coralliirubri):
ACTTATTCAGCTCTCTTGATTTAAACCTGTTACGAACATTCCTGATTGTTTATCAAGAAAAAAACACCAGAAAGGCTGCGGAGCGTTTATTCGTTTCTCAGCCGGCGGTTAGTCAGACCTTACAGAAGCTGCGCTATCACTTCAACGATGATCTTTTTATAAAAGTATATGGTGGGTTACAACCTACCTACTTCAGCAAACAACTAGCGAATGAGCTTTCACCTCATTTAGATGGTTTGAAAGCCGCCGTTAACTCTTCAAATACCTTTGACCCAAAGCAAATTGACTACCCAATAAAAATCGCTTTGTCTCCAGTGGTACTCGCATGTTTATCAGGGACTCTTTACAAAGTCATCAAGCAACAAGCCCCAAACTGTGAGTTAGAATTAACGAGCTGGAGTACGTCGTCTGTAAAAGATATTCAAAAAGAAAATGTCTTATTAGGTGTTGCTTATCAACTCACCAACGTTTCTAAAGAGATTTATGTTCAGAAGCTCGTTGATATTAAAGGGCGCTTATTTGTACGAAAAGAGCACCCGATTAAAGAGTCTACTGTCACCCCACAAGATTT
Coding sequences:
- a CDS encoding LysR family transcriptional regulator, whose amino-acid sequence is MAKDLFSSLDLNLLRTFLIVYQEKNTRKAAERLFVSQPAVSQTLQKLRYHFNDDLFIKVYGGLQPTYFSKQLANELSPHLDGLKAAVNSSNTFDPKQIDYPIKIALSPVVLACLSGTLYKVIKQQAPNCELELTSWSTSSVKDIQKENVLLGVAYQLTNVSKEIYVQKLVDIKGRLFVRKEHPIKESTVTPQDLAGYEIASLISPGWNDNFSQASRILESYSIPHRIGFRSEMVLALIDVLLNSDMYMPHSNLFPIDNYPNLRAIDVDVANDLKMMGVYSYIHAKNRNNPLHMWLSNVIKEALNEQVNK